In Accipiter gentilis chromosome 17, bAccGen1.1, whole genome shotgun sequence, one DNA window encodes the following:
- the FHL3 gene encoding four and a half LIM domains protein 3, whose amino-acid sequence MTECFDCDNCKESLYGRKYIQMDNGPYCIPCYDAHFANTCDECKELIGHDCRELYYEDRHYHEHCFRCFRCDRSLADEPFTCQGEELLCNDCYCSEFSSKCVACEKTVMPGSRKLEYNGQTWHEHCFICSSCQQPIGSRSFIPDKKDYYCVPCYESKFAPRCTRCKKTLTKGGVTYRDEPWHKECFVCTGCKTPLAGQQFTSQDDNPYCIKCFGNLYAKKCSACTKPITGFGGGKYVSFEDRHWHHNCFNCARCNTSLVGKGFIPDNDEILCRDCSSDL is encoded by the exons ATGACAGAGTGTTTTGACTGCGACAACTGCAAGGAGTCCTTGTATGGCCGCAAGTACATCCAGATGGACAATGGCCCGTACTGCATCCCCTGCTACGATGCCCACTTTGCCAACACCTGTGACGAATGCAAAGAGCTGATCGGCCACGACTGCAGA GAGCTGTACTACGAGGATCGCCATTACCACGAGCACTGCTTTCGTTGCTTCCGCTGTGACCGTTCTCTGGCCGACGAGCCATTCACCTGCCAAGGCGAGGAGCTGCTGTGCAATGACTGCTACTGCAGCGAGTTCTCCTCCAAATGCGTTGCCTGCGAGAAGACAGTCATGCCAG GATCCCGTAAGCTAGAGTACAACGGACAAACCTGGCATGAACATTGCTTCAtatgcagcagctgccagcagcccatCGGGTCACGATCCTTCATCCCAGACAAGAAGGATTATTACTGTGTCCCCTGTTACGAGAGCAAGTTTGCTCCTCGCTGCACTCGGTGCAAAAAG ACCCTGACCAAGGGAGGAGTGACTTACCGGGATGAGCCGTGGCACAAGGAGTGTTTCGTCTGCACAGGCTGCAAGACGCCCTTGGCTGGCCAGCAGTTCACCTCCCAGGATGACAACCCGTACTGCATCAAGTGCTTTGGGAACCTCTATGCCAAGAAGTGCAGTGCCTGCACAAAGCCCATCACAG GCTTTGGCGGTGGTAAATATGTCTCCTTTGAGGACCGTCACTGGCACCATAATTGCTTTAACTGTGCCCGCTGCAACACCTCGCTGGTTGGGAAAGGCTTCATCCCTGACAACGATGAGATCCTGTGCCGCGACTGCAGCAGCGACCTATGA
- the SF3A3 gene encoding splicing factor 3A subunit 3 — METILEQQRRYHEERERLMDVMVKEMLTKKSTLRDQINSDHRTRAMQDRYMEVSGNLRDLYDDKDGLRKEELSAISGPNEFAEFYNRLKQIKEFHRKHPNEICVPMSVEFEELLKARDNPSEEAQNLVEFTDEEGYGRYLDLHDCYLKYINLKSSEKLDYITYLSTFDQLFDIPKERKNAEYKRYLEMLLEYLQDYTDRVKPLLDQNELFGKIQTEFEKKWENGTFPGWPKETSSALTHAGAHLDLSAFSSWEELASLGLDRLKSALLALGLKCGGTLEERAQRLFSTKGKSLEALDPSLFAKNPKTKGSKRDTERNKDLAFLEAQIYEYVEVLGEQRHLTHENVQRKQARTGEEREEEEEEQISESESEDEENEIIYNPKNLPLGWDGKPIPYWLYKLHGLNINYNCEICGNYTYRGPKAFQRHFAEWRHAHGMRCLGIPNTAHFANVTQIEDAVSLWAKLKQQKASERWQPDTEEEYEDSSGNVVNKKTYEDLKRQGLL; from the exons ATGGAGACCATCCTGGAGCAGCAGCGGCGCTACCATGAGGAGCGGGAGCGGCTCATGGACGTGATGGTGAAGGAGATGCTCACCAAGAAGTCCACG CTCCGCGACCAGATCAACTCGGACCACCGGACGCGGGCCATGCAGGAC agGTACATGGAAGTGAGCGGCAACCTGAGAGACTTGTACGACGACAAGGACGG CTTGCGGAAGGAAGAACTCAGTGCCATTTCAGGGCCAAATGAATTTGCAGAATTCTACAACAGGCTGAAACAAATTAAGGAATTTCACCGGAAGCACCCAAATGAG ATCTGTGTTCCGATGTCAGTGGAGTTTGAGGAACTGTTGAAGGCCAGAGACAACCCAAGTGAAGAAGCTCAAA ATCTGGTGGAGTTTACAGATGAAGAAGGGTATGGACGATACTTAGATCTGCATGATTGTTATCTCAAGTACATTAATCTAAAATCATCAGAG AAACTGGATTATATCACTTACTTATCCACATTTGACCAACTCTTCGATATtcccaaggagagaaaaaatgctgaataTAAGAG GTACCTTGAAATGCTTCTCGAGTACCTACAGGATTACACAGATCGAGTGAAACCGTTACTGGACCAGAATGAACTTTTTGGGAAAATTCAGACTGAGTTTGAGAAGAAGTGGGAAAACGGAACATTCCCTGGCTGGCCG aaagaGACCAGCAGTGCACTCACTCACGCTGGAGCCCACCTGGACCTCTCAGCATTTTCCTCTTGGGAG GAATTGGCCTCCCTGGGACTGGACAGGTTAAAATCAGCTTTACTGGCCCTGGGACTAAAATGTGGCGG GACTCTGGAAGAGCGTGCGCAGAGACTTTTTAGCACTAAAGGCAAATCCCTAGAAGCACTTGATCCTTCCTTGTTTGCTAAGAATCCAAagacaaaaggcagcaaaag AgacactgaaagaaataaagatcttGCATTCCTGGAAGCTCAGATTTATGAATATGTGGAAGTTCTTGGG GAACAGAGACACCTCACTCACGAGAATGTGCAGCGTAAGCAAGCACGGacaggggaagagagggaggaggaggaggaagagcagatcAGCGAGAGTGAGAgtgaagatgaagaaaatgaaattatttataaTCCTAAAAATCTGCCTCTTGGTTGGGATGGCAAG CCAATCCCATACTGGTTATATAAATTACATGGTTTAAACATCAACTACAACTGTGAGATTTGTGGTAACTACACCTACCGAGGGCCCAAAGCTTTTCAGCGTCACTTTGCA GAGTGGCGACATGCTCACGGGATGAGATGCCTGGGCATTCCCAACACGGCACATTTTGCCAATGTCACGCAGATTGAGGATGCAGTCTCAT TGTGGGCAAAGCTGAAACAACAGAAGGCTTCAGAGAGATGGCAGCCTGATACAGAG GAGGAATATGAGGATTCCAGTGGGAATGTGGTGAATAAAAAGACCTATGAAGACTTGAAACGTCAAGGGTTGCTGTAG